The Rhineura floridana isolate rRhiFlo1 chromosome 8, rRhiFlo1.hap2, whole genome shotgun sequence genome includes a region encoding these proteins:
- the PANX2 gene encoding pannexin-2 isoform X3 has protein sequence MHSSDFSLCYTEEPIYCYTPHNFTRDQALYARGYCWTELRDALPGVNASHWPSLFEHKFLPYALLAFAGIMYIPALGWEFLASTRLTSELNFLLQEIDNCYHRAAEGRAPKIEKQIQSKGPGITEREKREIIENAEKEKSPEQNLFEKYLERRGRSNFLAKLYLARHLFIIFLSIIPITYLSTYYATQKQNEFTCALGEPPDKTSSSKLLIRVNCKLPSVQLQRIIAGVDIVLLCFMNLIILINLIHLFIFRKSNFIFDKLNKVGIKTKKQWQKSQFCDINILAMFCNENRDHIKSLNRLDFITNESDLMYDNVVRQLLAALAQSNHDVTPTVRDSAIQTIDPSIDPADNDPNEPLIIKRPRKKIKWIPTSNPLPQQFKEQLAIMKVENNKPEKPKPVRRKAATDSLVAPLLESNSKNSQPSSSLKTDSTTLSSTGNEKKHTRHFSLDVHPYILSSKKSKPEIQPITSMATSKSQGSGFLSQEEKVVVHIASSLKDSSIPGKDTLYSHDTCRTVPATGTFLTCNHNHIATSGAATKVTLPQVSKTEPVPALNCNPAHPLLHITTLYENHEEEASSLINDSLDNRIHSPTEAGDIISIPSTKQIMLATFDEPLAMVNSVEY, from the exons ATGCACAGCAGTGACTTTTCTCTCTGTTATACAGAGGAGCCAATATACTGTTATACACCACACAACTTCACCCGTGACCAAGCCTTGTATGCCAGAGGATACTGTTGGACAGAACTAAGAGATGCCTTGCCAGGAGTAAATGCCAGCCATTGGCCCTCCTTGTTTGAGCATAAGTTCCTTCCATATGCCCTGCTGGCTTTTGCTGGTATTATGTACATTCCAGCACTTGGCTGGGAATTCCTGGCCTCTACCAGGCTGACTTCTGAACTTAACTTTTTGCTCCAGGAGATAGATAACTGCTACCACCGAGCAGCCGAAGGCCGCGCACCAAAAATTGAAAAGCAAATCCAGTCCAAAGGCCCTGGGATTACAGAGCGTGAGAAGAGAGAAATAATTGAGAATGCTGAAAAGGAAAAGAGCCCAGAGCAAAATTTATTTGAAAAATACCTGGAACGAAGAGGACGCAGCAATTTCTTAGCCAAACTTTATCTTGCACGACATTTGTTCATCATATTTTTAAGTATCATCCCAATAACATACTTGTCTACCTATTATGCTACGCAGAAACAAAACGAGTTTACATGTGCTCTTGGAGAGCCTCCTGACAAAACTAGCAGCTCTAAGTTGCTCATCCGAGTGAACTGCAAACTGCCATCAGTTCAGCTCCAGCGCATAATTGCTGGGGTAGACATTGTTCTCCTCTGCTTCATGAACTTGATTATCCTCATTAATTTAATTCATCTTTTTATATTCCGCAAATCCAACTTCATTTTTGACAAGCTGAACAAGGTTGGCATAAAGACTAAAAAGCAGTGGCAGAAGTCCCAGTTCTGTGATATCAATATCTTAGCTATGTTCTGCAATGAAAATCGGGACCACATCAAGTCACTGAACCGCTTGGATTTTATTACCAATGAGAGCGATCTGATGTATGACAATGTGGTGCGCCAGCTGCTTGCGGCACTAGCTCAGTCTAATCATGATGTTACACCAACCGTACGTGATTCTGCGATACAAACCATAGACCCCAGCATTGATCCTGCGGATAACGACCCGAATGAACCACTGATCATTAAGCGACCTCGGAAGAAAATCAAATGGATCCCAACTTCCAATCCTCTTCCTCAGCAGTTCAAAGAGCAGCTAGCTATTATGAAAGTTGAGAATAACAAGCCAGAGAAGCCAAAGCCAGTGCGTCGGAAAGCAGCAACAGACAGTCTAGTTGCCCCTTTGCTAGAGTCCAACTCTAAAAACTCTCAACCATCTTCATCCCTCAAAACTGACTCTACCACCCTGTCCAGCACAGGTAATGAGAAGAAACATACACGTCACTTTTCCTTAGATGTTCACCCATATATACTTAGCAGTAAGAAATCCAAGCCAGAGATTCAACCCATTACCTCTATGGCAACCTCCAAAAGCCAAGGGAGTGGATTTTTAAGCCAAGAAGAGAAAGTCGTAGTTCACATCGCCTCTTCTCTCAAAG aCTCTTCCATTCCTGGAAAAGATACCCTTTACTCTCACGACACATGCAGGACTGTGCCTGCCACTGGGACTTTTCTCACTTGTAATCACAACCATATAGCAACTTCTGGTGCTGCAACAAAAGTCACTCTGCCCCAGGTCAGTAAGACAGAGCCGGTGCCTGCCCTAAACTGTAACCCTGCACATCCTCTTCTACATATCACTACACTGTATGAAAACCATGAAGAAGAGGCATCGAGCCTTATAAATGATTCTTTAGACAATAGAATTCACTCACCCACAGAGGCAGGAGACATAATCTCCATACCTTCCACAAAGCAAATCATGTTGGCGACGTTTGATGAACCACTGGCAATGGTGAACTCTGTAGAATATTGA